The nucleotide sequence TCAACCGAAACGGAGACCCTTGAAGGCATGGCTATCGAAGAAGCAAGTGGTCGGATACGTATTATCCGAGATAGTCGGAAATTCAACTACGCCGCCCTTAACAATGTTGCCGCTAGGGCAGCGCGTGGTGACGTCTTTGTCCTGCTTAACAACGACACCGAAATTATCGATCCGACTTGGCTCCGTAAGCTCTGTGCCTACGCTATTCAGCCGGATGTTGGCGCAGTCGGCGCCAAACTTCTTTATGAAGATCGTACCATCCAACACGGTGGAGTAATTCTCGGTATCCAAGGCACAGCCGGACATGCGCATCTCCTCCTCAGGGAATCGGAAGGTGGCTACCAGCAGCTCGCCAATATCACACGTGAGGTCGCAGCTGTTACAGGAGCTTGTATTGCCGTCTCGCGTACGGCATTTGAAGAGGTTGGTGGCTTACGCGAAGAATTCGAGGTTGCGTTCAACGATGTTGTATTTTGCCTAGATCTTTTGGCCGCTGGTCGGCGTAATATATATGTCCATGACTGTGTGTTGATCCATCACGAGAGCAAGACCCGTGGTTTCGACACTACGCCGCAGAAGATTGCTGTCGCTCGTTCTGAAGCGATCCGCGCCTGGCTACATCACCCTAGGTTGCTAGTCGTCTGTGAATTAAGCGATGTGGTAGTTCGGTAGGCGAAGGTCTGGAGAGGGTCTTGCGGCCGAGAGCCATGTGAAGATGGCGCAAAGAAGCCTGATCAGCCATCTGCGGAGCAGCCGGAGGTTGTGGCCGGCGCCGGCAAGGATGGCGTTGATGGCATCACCGTCGAAGCCGAGCAGGAAGTTTCGCCCCAGATGGCCATCGGTCTTCATGTGGCCGATGACGGGTTCGATGGCTGTGCGTCGGCGCAACTCGCGGCGGATGGTGGGGGTGATGCCGCGTTTCTGGCGGGAGATGAAGATCCTTCTGCCCTCGGCTTCGACGCCGTGGCCGCGATAGCCGCGGTCGACATAGGCGCGGGCGACGGCAACGCCGGTGATCCGCTCGACCTGCTCGATCTGGCCGGCCAGGGTGTGGCCGTCATAGGGATTTCCCGGCTGGCTCTGCATGCCGAGAACGAACTGACCGCCGGGTGCGGCGGCGTTGGTGGTGGCGATGGAGACCTTCACGCCGAATTCGAATCGCGTCCTGGCCTTGCCCTTGCCGATGCACTCCACCTCAGGCGCGTGCAGGGAATAGAGCTTGTCGGCACCGCGGTCGGAGCGCTTCTGGCGAAGCAGGCGATTGATCAGGCCCAGCGTTTCGGCGAAAGTGGCCTTCGCTTCAGCGTTGCCTGCGATCTTGCGGGTGATGTCACGAGCCAGCCGGCCCAGCCAGGTTCGCAGCTTGCGCACGCGAGCCTCGGCCTCGCGGCGTTTGCCACCATGGTGCAGGCGCGCCGCCTCCTGCCTGGCGTAGCGCGCGACCCGGCGATACGACTGGCGTAGCGTGATACCGTGCTTGCGTGCCATCCGCGCCAGTGTCTCGATGCCGCTGTGCAGGAGCTTGCTGTCGGTCGGATGCGTCACGGCCTTTGGCTGGACCGTGGTATCGATGGTGACCCGCTTGTAGTGCTTCTCCGCCACGGCCCCACCCCGCTCGGCGGCCGCCAGCGTCTCGGCGAGCAGGGCCTCCATCCGCTCGGGCCCGATCCGTTTGCGCCAGCGCGTCATCGAGGATCGGTCAAGCGGCAGCGTGTGCTGGAAATGCGTCTCGCCGCAGAATGCCTGGACATACGGACTGTCGAGATAGCGCGCGCAGATCGCTTCGTCGGACAGCCCATCCATGTGCTTGAGAAGATGCAGCGCCACCATCAGGCGGGTCGGCAGTGCCGGACGTCCCGCCGCCTCGGCGTAGAGTGAGCCGAAGCGTTCCTCGAAAACCCGCCAGTCGATCAGCCGGGCCAGCCGCACCAGGGGATGCCGCTGGTCGATGATGTTCTCCAGCCGCGAGCGGAACAGTTCGAGATCATCCTGCGAGGCATTCAGCTTCGGCGGCATTCTTTCCTCCACGCCAAACGCATGATGTTCGACATCAAAGGGAGAGAATCACGATCGCGACCACCGCGCAACGCTCCAACGGTTTTGCAAGGTTTTTCCCCTCAGCTCGCCCAGACCCTGCAAATCCCAATATTGCCAGCCACCAAAACATCGCCCCCAGATCAGCAAAGTTCGATTTTTCACGGGTGACTTGCTACGCGACGATCCATATTATTCGCCCAATCTCTCGCTCGAGTCTCCATATAAGCTTGCTTTCGCGCCACGGCGCCGCGAGCTTTGGCGCAAGACCGTCGGTACTACGCTGAAAATTTTAATGCTTTCTTCCACCTACGCACGTGGTCATGGCGTGGCAGTGGTTATCGATTTGATGGTAACTACGCTGCGCAAGCGCGGCCATGTAGTATTCCTCGCTGGGACAAAGAGCGACCGCGATTTCTCTTATGGAGGGACCGAGGTCATCGATGTACAAGACCCCCGATCGGCTGCAACGATGGCTACAGATTTGCAGATTGATGTGATTATCGCGCATACACCACCATTTTTTGGTGTTGCACGCTGGACCGGTGCATACCCGCCAGTGATTGCTTATGATTACGGTGAGCCGCCTCCAAATTTCTTCCCCGACGAGGAGGCGCGGCGTGAGAGCCTGGCTGACAAGAACGCTAGCCTGCGGATGTGTACGAAGGTTTTCGCGATATCCCAGGCGATCGCAGATGAGTCATTGATCCCTCCAGACAAGGTAATCCCACTCGGCAATAGCCATCTTGGCGTATGGACGTCTGAACTCTTGGAGCGGCGTGAAGCAATTCGTCGTAAGCACGGATGGACTTCACACTACGTTATTCTCAACGTTTGCCGTTTTCATGTAGGCGAGCGCAAATACAAGGGGGTCGATCAGTACGCCGATATGCTTGCTGCCTTGAAGTCGGTCGATCCAGATTTCGCGGCGCGTTGTATCTTTGTTCTCTGTGGAAAAGCGCACGATGAGGATATAGCCGCGGTTCGTGCCCAAGGGATTACAGCTATCGCAAACATTTCTGATGAAGAAATGTTGGATCTCTACGTGGCAGCAGACCTCTATGTGAACTTTTCGCGTTGGGAAGGATACAATCTGGGTATTGGCCAAGCTCTTGCGATGGGACTGAAGGTAATTGCTTCAGATATACCCGCTCATCGCGCCTTTGGCGTAAGGGTTGTGGGCAATGCAATCGATGCTGCCTTTGCACTACTCGATCTAACTCGCGAATCGACGGAGCGTGTTCCCCTGCTGTGGAGTTGGGACGAACCGCTCCACCTATTCGCTGAAGAAATTGAGAGCTTAGCTTTTACCAGCACCAACCCCCAAATAGGTTGGAGCCATGACAAGTCTGAGGATCAAGGAGTTGCGTAACTTGTAAAACCTGCGACACATAGGCAACCGCCCGGTCTGCCAGGCTTTTTCTTGTCGCATATCATTGTCGCATGTTATATTAATTGTGCGACATAACATGCGACAGGAAAGTTCATGAACGAGTCTGCAACCGGCCCCTTGATCGGCTACGCCCGCGTCTCCACTCAGGGCCAGGATCTCGCCCAGCAGCGCGCGACGCTGCGGGAG is from Acidiphilium multivorum AIU301 and encodes:
- a CDS encoding glycosyltransferase family 4 protein, which gives rise to MLSSTYARGHGVAVVIDLMVTTLRKRGHVVFLAGTKSDRDFSYGGTEVIDVQDPRSAATMATDLQIDVIIAHTPPFFGVARWTGAYPPVIAYDYGEPPPNFFPDEEARRESLADKNASLRMCTKVFAISQAIADESLIPPDKVIPLGNSHLGVWTSELLERREAIRRKHGWTSHYVILNVCRFHVGERKYKGVDQYADMLAALKSVDPDFAARCIFVLCGKAHDEDIAAVRAQGITAIANISDEEMLDLYVAADLYVNFSRWEGYNLGIGQALAMGLKVIASDIPAHRAFGVRVVGNAIDAAFALLDLTRESTERVPLLWSWDEPLHLFAEEIESLAFTSTNPQIGWSHDKSEDQGVA
- a CDS encoding IS5 family transposase; protein product: MPPKLNASQDDLELFRSRLENIIDQRHPLVRLARLIDWRVFEERFGSLYAEAAGRPALPTRLMVALHLLKHMDGLSDEAICARYLDSPYVQAFCGETHFQHTLPLDRSSMTRWRKRIGPERMEALLAETLAAAERGGAVAEKHYKRVTIDTTVQPKAVTHPTDSKLLHSGIETLARMARKHGITLRQSYRRVARYARQEAARLHHGGKRREAEARVRKLRTWLGRLARDITRKIAGNAEAKATFAETLGLINRLLRQKRSDRGADKLYSLHAPEVECIGKGKARTRFEFGVKVSIATTNAAAPGGQFVLGMQSQPGNPYDGHTLAGQIEQVERITGVAVARAYVDRGYRGHGVEAEGRRIFISRQKRGITPTIRRELRRRTAIEPVIGHMKTDGHLGRNFLLGFDGDAINAILAGAGHNLRLLRRWLIRLLCAIFTWLSAARPSPDLRLPNYHIA